A window from Sinanaerobacter sp. ZZT-01 encodes these proteins:
- a CDS encoding helix-turn-helix transcriptional regulator: MKQLKEPISISKMSEIIRFLKKYNDLQSNLVNKKKRLPVTPAEVIDSFINHAHLFANLGNQLKELELFFQEKSELLSTYRKLKFAHKEKSTSTENSNDNYSYKEISQTFDFKKDIEYISLFQTLSMYVDNTVSFLSSYIIDIVNPTKNEKRIMKWFEKLSPLHTEDAEKEKSYIITLNIFAQTYKTDILKLTFAIRANYLLEKKRKEITYSNSKKGTNIPQITQTSLRNKLGLNKSTVSDFFIGKKLPSTEYLLIIADELGVTADSLVNPKVELKSFTTSNPFKSIGLDERSLYLLTLLKSKDFWGSKPDFKKADLILTTLNLLIKDTLTFRNTEEELEAFLNPNSILYLIGRFLYEHLSTSREQGTVTIVDNEYLNNLQDLLQVENKEDIPLSSFETIISDLLQSIYTTQNTEEEREDVSSILLDSIFQQLKNTLKERQKELNQSFNVDYLVQQLTYDDDINTSN; this comes from the coding sequence ATGAAACAATTAAAAGAACCAATCAGTATCAGTAAGATGTCTGAAATTATTCGATTTTTAAAAAAATACAATGACTTACAATCAAATTTAGTAAATAAAAAGAAAAGATTGCCCGTAACCCCTGCAGAAGTTATAGACTCCTTTATAAACCATGCACACCTTTTTGCCAATTTAGGTAATCAATTAAAAGAATTAGAATTGTTTTTTCAAGAAAAAAGCGAACTACTTTCCACTTATCGAAAACTAAAGTTTGCTCATAAAGAAAAATCAACTTCAACAGAAAACTCTAATGATAACTATTCATACAAAGAAATCAGTCAAACATTTGACTTCAAAAAAGATATAGAGTATATATCATTATTTCAAACATTAAGTATGTATGTAGATAATACAGTTTCTTTTTTATCTTCTTATATAATAGATATAGTAAACCCTACTAAAAATGAGAAACGTATAATGAAATGGTTTGAAAAACTTTCCCCTTTACACACTGAAGATGCAGAAAAAGAAAAATCCTACATTATAACATTGAATATATTTGCACAAACATATAAAACAGACATACTAAAATTGACTTTTGCAATACGTGCAAATTATCTTTTAGAAAAGAAAAGAAAAGAAATTACCTACTCAAATTCTAAGAAAGGTACAAATATACCTCAAATCACTCAAACTTCTTTGCGAAACAAACTTGGTTTGAATAAATCAACAGTTAGTGATTTTTTTATAGGTAAAAAACTACCATCAACTGAGTATTTATTGATTATAGCAGACGAACTTGGAGTTACAGCTGATTCTTTAGTAAACCCTAAGGTTGAACTTAAATCATTCACAACATCAAACCCATTCAAATCCATCGGTTTAGATGAAAGAAGTTTATACTTATTAACATTATTAAAGAGCAAAGATTTTTGGGGTTCTAAACCTGATTTTAAAAAAGCTGATTTAATTCTTACAACACTAAATTTATTAATTAAAGACACCCTCACCTTCCGTAATACAGAAGAAGAATTAGAGGCATTTTTAAACCCCAACTCCATTCTGTATTTAATTGGGAGATTTCTGTATGAACATCTATCAACATCAAGGGAACAAGGCACTGTAACCATTGTCGATAATGAATACTTAAATAACTTACAAGATTTGTTACAGGTAGAGAACAAAGAAGATATACCTTTATCTTCATTTGAAACAATTATAAGTGATTTACTTCAAAGCATTTACACAACACAAAATACAGAAGAAGAAAGAGAGGATGTTTCCTCCATTCTTTTAGATTCTATATTTCAACAGTTGAAGAATACACTAAAAGAAAGACAAAAGGAATTAAATCAAAGTTTTAATGTTGACTACCTTGTCCAACAGCTTACATATGACGATGATATCAACACCTCAAATTAG